In Leptolyngbya subtilissima AS-A7, the sequence CCCCGATAGCTGACTGGGCAATGGGCTAGAAGAAGGGGGTTGCTGTAGACCGTACACGGCTCACCTGTGCGCTTATGAACAGACTTTAACTCGACTTTTCAGGGGCAGCGCATTCTAGAAAGACTTCTAGAAAGAACTTTATGACAGGGCACTCAATAGGGCTTCGCCCATGGCCTTGCAACCCACCTGGGTCATAGTCTCAGACATGATATCGCCAGTTCGATAACCCTGATCTAAAACTGTGGTTACGGCTTGCTCAATGCGATCGGCAGCGGCGGGCTGATCGAGGGCGTAGCGTAGCATCATGGCGGCGCTCAGCACCTGGGCCAAGGGGTTGGCCTTGTCTTGCCCAGCAATGTCGGGGGCCGACCCGTGGACGGGCTCGTAGACCCCCGGCCCGCTGGCTCCCAAGCTAGCCGAGGGCAACATGCCAATGCTGCCAGTGAGCATCGCCGCCGCATCGGAGAGAATGTCGCCGAACAGGTTGCCGGTCACAATGGTGTCAAACTGCTTCGGCCAGCGGATCAGCTGCATGGCCGCATTGTCGACATACATGTGGGTGAGCGCGACATCGGGGTAGTCAGCAGAGAGGGCGGTGATGCGATCGCGCCACAGCTGCGACACCTCCAGCACGTTGGCCTTATCAACTGAGCACAGCTGGCCTTTGCGTTTTTGGGCAGTCTCAAAGGCGACCTTGCCGATGCGATCGATTTCGCGATCGGTATAGGCCATAGTATTGACCCCCCGCTTTTCCCCCGTCTCGGTCTCAAATACCCCCTTGGGACTGCCAAAGTAAATGCCCCCAGTGAGTTCGCGCACCACCATAATGTCGACCCCTTCCACCACCTCTCGCTTGAGCGAAGAGGCATCGATCAGCTGCGGCAAGATGGTGGCCGGACGCAGGTTGGCAAATAGCTCCAGCCCCGATCGCAGACCCAGCAGCCCTGTCTCAGGCCGCTGGTGGCGAGGCAATGTATCCCACTTGTAGCCCCCGATCGCCGCCAGTAGCACCGCATCGCTGGCCTTGCAGGTCTTCAGCGTTTCCTCCGGCAGCGGCTCCCCAGTTTCGTCAATCGCAGCTCCCCCGATCAGCGCTTCCTCAAACTCAAAAGCCAGATCCATCTGGCGGCCCACAGTGTTGAGTACGTCCACCGCCACCGCCATAATCTCAGGGCCAATGCCGTCGCCGGGCAGCAGGGTAATGCGATAGGTCGAAGTCATAGCGTTTGCAAAAGATGGATCGAAAATAGGGCCGGCACTAACCCCCCAGCCAGCCTGGGAAGCGCACCGATTCAATATCATACCCCCAGGGGCTAACCCCGCCCCGCCCGCTTTCCCCCAACTCACCCGTCCCCAATCCGACCCACCCAACCCCCAGCTGATGGTCGATACCCTATACGGGCAAACGACCGTTTGCCCCTACAAGATTCTTGCCTTGCTCAAAGTCCCAGTCTCTCAATAAACCCCACCGCCCCTCATCCACCCATCCACCCGCCTACCCCCCTACCCATCCACCCTCCCTCCCACCCACTCCCCCCATGCCCCAATACCTCTACCTCCACGGCTTCGCCTCCAGCCCCCGCTCGGCCAAAGCCCAGGCCATGCAGACCCGCTTCTCAATGCTGGGCCTCGACCTCATCATCCCCGACCTCAACCAGGACGGCTTTGGCCACCTCACCCTCAGCCGCCAAATTCAGCAGGTCAGCGCCCTGATTTTGGCCCAGAGCGAACCTACCGTTCTGATCGGCTCCAGCCTAGGGGGCCTCACCGCCGCCTGGGTTGCCCAACAAGCTGCAATTACAGACCGCATCGAAAAACTGGTGCTGCTGGCCCCCGCCTTTGACTTTCTCGCTCAGTGGCTGCCCCGCCTCGGCCCCGACCAGCTCGAAGCCTGGCGCACCGAGGGCACTTTCCCCATCTATCACTACACCGAGCAGCGCACTCTACCGCTGCACTACGACTTCATCGCCGACGCCCAAGGCTACAGTGACGATGGCCTAAAAGCCCAGATCCCGACTTTGATTCTCCACGGCACCAACGACGAGACTATATCTATAGAAGCCAGCCGCGCCTACGCAGCCCCGCGCCCCTGGGTGCGACTGGTAGAACTCTTCAGCGACCATGCCCTGACAGATGTGGAGAAAGATATTTGGCGGCACACCCACGATTTTCTGGAGCTTGGAACCTAGGGAAGTGCTTTAGCTGTCGAGTTGGGCCGTTGTTGAGTCGCTAGGTTCTTGCAGTTGCGGTTTGTGGTCGCGCTGGGTCTGTGTGACGGTAGTTTCCCAACCCGTTTCAAGAACTGCAACCCCCATGCCACAATTAGCCCAATCCTCTACGTTAGTAACAGGGCAGCCCGGTGGAACCGTCTTCCCTCAGTGCGTCAAACAGTGAGCCCAATCCAGTTCAGCCGCAGGGGCCACCAACCCCACGGCAGTTGAGCAGCATCAAAGCTCAGCTCGACCTGGTGCTACTAGCCCTAGAAGCCCTTACCGGCCTAGGGTCAGACGCCATGCTGGCAGCAGCCAACGATTTGGGGGTATCGGATTTGCTGAGCGATCGCGTCAACCTATGGCGACTGCGCCAGGCCAGCCCGCTGCGCAAGGGACAGGGCCGCAAAAAGCTCGATGTTGACGAAGCCCGCGCCCTGGTGCTGGTGAGTTGTCA encodes:
- a CDS encoding DUF3038 domain-containing protein, with protein sequence MEPSSLSASNSEPNPVQPQGPPTPRQLSSIKAQLDLVLLALEALTGLGSDAMLAAANDLGVSDLLSDRVNLWRLRQASPLRKGQGRKKLDVDEARALVLVSCHLAIAHRDPIRQAVARLEKALEQGQPPHRTAQLGDYLDAFSNAYQDRMEGDQTATTDEINALGLKLLVDLLFYSGSGGSRKLWVALLERAGQ
- the leuB gene encoding 3-isopropylmalate dehydrogenase, which gives rise to MTSTYRITLLPGDGIGPEIMAVAVDVLNTVGRQMDLAFEFEEALIGGAAIDETGEPLPEETLKTCKASDAVLLAAIGGYKWDTLPRHQRPETGLLGLRSGLELFANLRPATILPQLIDASSLKREVVEGVDIMVVRELTGGIYFGSPKGVFETETGEKRGVNTMAYTDREIDRIGKVAFETAQKRKGQLCSVDKANVLEVSQLWRDRITALSADYPDVALTHMYVDNAAMQLIRWPKQFDTIVTGNLFGDILSDAAAMLTGSIGMLPSASLGASGPGVYEPVHGSAPDIAGQDKANPLAQVLSAAMMLRYALDQPAAADRIEQAVTTVLDQGYRTGDIMSETMTQVGCKAMGEALLSALS
- a CDS encoding YqiA/YcfP family alpha/beta fold hydrolase; amino-acid sequence: MPQYLYLHGFASSPRSAKAQAMQTRFSMLGLDLIIPDLNQDGFGHLTLSRQIQQVSALILAQSEPTVLIGSSLGGLTAAWVAQQAAITDRIEKLVLLAPAFDFLAQWLPRLGPDQLEAWRTEGTFPIYHYTEQRTLPLHYDFIADAQGYSDDGLKAQIPTLILHGTNDETISIEASRAYAAPRPWVRLVELFSDHALTDVEKDIWRHTHDFLELGT